Proteins co-encoded in one Diaminobutyricimonas sp. LJ205 genomic window:
- a CDS encoding DUF1622 domain-containing protein, translating to MSSQSFFESITLGLEVVGVSAMVVGFIVAVGISLRAWIRSRDGAAAFLMLRRTFGGVILLGLEILVAADLVKTVTSAPSLADAAVLALIVLIRTVLSFSLQVEIDGVAPWRRALVTGPEVLARAVKPAQTD from the coding sequence ATGTCCAGTCAATCGTTTTTCGAGTCGATAACCCTCGGCTTGGAAGTCGTCGGCGTCAGCGCCATGGTGGTCGGTTTCATAGTCGCCGTCGGCATATCGTTGCGTGCCTGGATTCGCTCTCGCGACGGGGCAGCGGCGTTTCTGATGCTGAGACGGACCTTCGGCGGAGTCATCCTGCTCGGCCTAGAGATCTTGGTTGCCGCTGACCTCGTGAAGACGGTGACATCGGCGCCCTCGCTTGCCGACGCGGCGGTGCTTGCCCTTATCGTGCTGATCCGGACTGTGCTCAGTTTCTCGCTGCAGGTGGAGATTGACGGCGTGGCGCCTTGGCGGCGGGCACTGGTTACAGGGCCAGAGGTCCTCGCGAGGGCGGTAAAGCCCGCGCAGACGGACTAG
- a CDS encoding bifunctional diguanylate cyclase/phosphodiesterase: MIDDEGASVPYRQEYTLTLGDLGVPAMIVSGSTQALEVDELFRTDRALRGVLIEGPARSGLLTRSEVEFRMSGRLGYGRALNARAVASDMLSGVGFALSAGLSVQEASAAILERPEETRYQDFLVHAAEGPRIVQVSEVFASLSAEFRHASLHDPLTGLPNRRMLELRAPRLSEHADHSRIGILFIDLDDFKGVNDTYGHGAGDAVLAEFAARLSGCVRPGDIIVRLGGDEFAVLLVGVDEDEAGAVADRVLKSMDERFVVDGQDLAVTATLGLAMADDVTGDESLTALDSLLRHADGAMLQAKQAGKRRVGRIGHDVKNDVKPVEFARDALIRRKLPHALEDGALTLHYQPLRDLPTGEDYGVEALLRWTDPQLGQVSPAEFIPVAEHTGEMHRIGAWVIDQACAQARAWADAGTPLRISVNVSPVQLANGTLATDIIRALDLHRISPALLEVEVTEGIAILDVPSAAAQLQELVNAGVSVAMDDFGTAHSSLAMLRSLPLTRVKIDKSFIDGIDTDPLSAGIVAGLINTLQSLGIRTTAEGVERGTQLAALRDMACDTVQGYLISRPVAPADVPAAAVRLSSNL; this comes from the coding sequence GTGATTGACGATGAAGGCGCTTCAGTGCCGTACCGGCAGGAGTACACGTTGACTCTCGGAGACCTGGGGGTTCCGGCGATGATCGTGTCCGGCTCCACGCAGGCGCTGGAGGTCGATGAACTCTTCCGCACCGATAGGGCTCTGCGCGGCGTGCTGATCGAGGGCCCGGCGCGCTCCGGCTTGTTGACCAGGAGTGAGGTGGAGTTCAGAATGTCTGGCCGCCTCGGGTACGGCCGTGCCCTGAACGCCCGGGCGGTTGCATCCGACATGCTGTCCGGGGTCGGCTTCGCCCTCTCCGCTGGGCTGTCCGTACAGGAAGCCTCCGCCGCTATCCTCGAGCGGCCCGAAGAGACCCGCTATCAGGATTTCCTCGTGCACGCGGCAGAGGGACCGCGCATCGTGCAGGTCTCGGAAGTCTTCGCGAGCCTGTCTGCTGAATTCAGGCATGCTTCCCTGCATGATCCGCTGACGGGCCTGCCTAACCGGCGCATGCTTGAATTGCGGGCGCCGCGCCTGAGTGAGCACGCCGACCATTCACGGATCGGAATCCTCTTCATCGATCTGGATGATTTCAAAGGCGTCAATGACACTTACGGACACGGCGCCGGGGATGCGGTCCTCGCGGAGTTCGCTGCTCGTTTGTCGGGATGCGTGCGCCCAGGCGACATCATTGTGCGTCTCGGCGGCGACGAGTTCGCAGTGCTGCTGGTCGGTGTGGATGAAGACGAAGCTGGGGCTGTCGCCGATCGGGTGCTGAAGTCCATGGACGAGCGCTTCGTCGTGGACGGCCAGGACCTCGCTGTCACCGCGACGCTCGGCCTGGCTATGGCCGATGATGTGACCGGTGACGAGTCACTGACCGCACTCGACTCGCTCCTTCGGCATGCGGACGGCGCGATGCTCCAGGCGAAACAGGCCGGCAAACGTCGAGTGGGGCGAATCGGTCACGACGTGAAGAACGACGTCAAACCTGTCGAGTTCGCACGTGATGCCCTCATCCGCCGAAAACTCCCCCACGCATTGGAGGACGGGGCGCTGACCCTGCACTATCAGCCGCTCCGTGACCTGCCCACGGGCGAAGACTACGGCGTCGAGGCGTTGCTGCGGTGGACCGATCCTCAGCTCGGACAGGTCTCCCCGGCAGAGTTCATCCCGGTGGCCGAACACACCGGCGAGATGCACAGGATCGGCGCCTGGGTGATCGACCAGGCCTGCGCGCAGGCACGGGCGTGGGCCGACGCGGGCACGCCGCTCAGAATTTCCGTGAACGTATCACCGGTGCAACTGGCGAATGGCACACTGGCCACCGACATCATCCGCGCACTAGATCTCCACAGGATCTCGCCAGCGCTGCTGGAAGTCGAAGTCACGGAAGGGATAGCAATCCTGGACGTTCCCAGCGCGGCGGCACAACTGCAGGAGCTCGTGAATGCCGGCGTCAGCGTCGCCATGGATGATTTCGGGACCGCCCACTCCTCTCTCGCGATGCTCCGCTCCCTTCCCTTGACGAGGGTGAAGATCGACAAGTCCTTCATCGACGGAATCGATACCGACCCGCTGTCGGCCGGGATCGTCGCCGGCCTCATCAATACGCTGCAATCTCTGGGAATCAGGACGACCGCCGAAGGCGTCGAACGGGGTACGCAACTCGCAGCGCTGCGCGACATGGCCTGCGACACCGTTCAGGGCTACCTCATATCCCGACCGGTCGCTCCAGCCGATGTGCCTGCCGCTGCCGTGAGGCTCTCGTCCAATTTGTGA